From one Xyrauchen texanus isolate HMW12.3.18 chromosome 17, RBS_HiC_50CHRs, whole genome shotgun sequence genomic stretch:
- the LOC127657603 gene encoding stathmin-like, with translation MASSGDIHVKELDKRASGQAFEVILSPTAPDAKGEFPLSTPKKKEVSLDEIQKKLDAAEERRKNHEAEVLKHLAEKREHEKEVLQKAMEENNNFSKMAEEKLNQKMEANKENRTARMAAMNEKFKEKDKKLEEVRKNKETKDGAEGEN, from the exons ATGGCCTCCTCTGGAG ACATTCATGTTAAAGAACTGGACAAGCGGGCCTCTGGACAGGCTTTCGAGGTTATCCTGAGTCCCACGGCCCCAGATGCCAAGGGAGAATTCCCACTTTCCACCCCCAAGAAGAAGGAGGTTTCTTTGGATGAGATCCAGAAAAAATTGGATGCAGCAGAGGAGAGACGCAAG AACCATGAGGCAGAGGTCCTGAAGCACTTAGCTGAGAAACGAGAGCACGAGAAGGAGGTCCTTCAGAAAGCAATGGAGGAGAACAACAACTTTAGCAAGATGGCAGAGGAGAAACTTAACCAGAAAATGGAAGCCAACAAAGAAAACCGCACAGCACGCATGGCAGCTATGAACGAGAAATTTAAAGAGAAA GACAAGAAGCTTGAAGAGGTACGAAAGAACAAAGAAACGAAAGATGGGGCAGAGGGTGAAAACTAA
- the paqr7b gene encoding membrane progestin receptor alpha-B: protein MATVVMEQIGRLFINAQQLRQIPHFLESAFPTLPCTVMVSDVPWVFRESHIFTGYRPPDQSWRYYFLTLFQRHNESLNVWTHLLASLIILVKFQELSETVDFLRDPHAQPLFILLLAAFTYLACSALAHLLSAKSELSHYTFYFLDYVGVAVYQYGSALAHFYYVVDEEWHSLVQSLFLPAAGFLAWLSCTGCCYGKYASPSMPKFVHKLFQVVPSGLAYCLDISPVFHRIYKCYSSEQGCADQAVIYHCYQVLFFLISAYFFSYPHPERWFPGCCDFIGQGHQIFHVFLVLCTLVQIEAVRLDYSERRPLYERLHGDSLAHDAVALFIFTACCSALTAFYVRKRVKAFLEEKQE, encoded by the coding sequence ATGGCGACGGTTGTGATGGAGCAGATTGGGCGCCTGTTTATCAATGCACAGCAGCTTCGTCAGATCCCCCATTTCCTGGAGTCTGCCTTTCCTACTTTGCCTTGTACTGTGATGGTCAGTGATGTGCCATGGGTATTCCGCGAGTCACACATTTTCACAGGCTACAGGCCACCAGATCAGAGCTGGCGCTACTACTTCCTAACTCTGTTCCAGAGGCATAACGAGTCTTTAAATGTGTGGACACACCTGTTGGCCTCCCTCATTATTTTAGTCAAGTTTCAGGAGCTATCTGAAACTGTGGACTTCCTGCGTGACCCTCACGCCCAGCCGCTTTTTATCTTGCTCCTAGCCGCATTTACCTACCTGGCCTGTAGCGCACTGGCCCACCTACTCTCAGCCAAATCTGAGCTCTCCCACTACACTTTCTATTTCTTGGACTATGTGGGCGTAGCTGTATATCAGTATGGCAGTGCCCTGGCCCATTTCTACTATGTTGTTGATGAAGAATGGCACTCTCTAGTGCAAAGTTTATTCTTGCCAGCTGCAGGCTTCTTGGCTTGGCTGTCTTGCACAGGCTGCTGCTACGGCAAGTACGCCAGCCCCAGCATGCCTAAGTTTGTTCACAAGCTATTCCAGGTGGTGCCTTCGGGCCTGGCCTACTGTTTAGATATCAGTCCAGTGTTCCATCGCATCTATAAATGCTACAGCTCCGAGCAGGGCTGTGCAGACCAGGCGGTGATCTACCACTGCTATCAggtccttttctttttgattagtGCCTACTTCTTCTCGTACCCTCACCCGGAGCGCTGGTTCCCTGGATGTTGCGACTTCATCGGACAGGGCCATCAGATCTTCCATGTGTTCCTCGTGCTCTGCACTCTAGTGCAGATCGAAGCAGTCCGATTGGATTATAGCGAGAGAAGACCTCTCTACGAACGTCTCCATGGTGACTCACTGGCTCACGACGCAGTGGCTCTGTTTATCTTCACAGCATGTTGCAGTGCACTCACTGCCTTCTATGTGCGCAAACGGGTGAAGGCATTTCTAGAAGAAAAGCAAGAGTAG